A DNA window from Desulfovibrionales bacterium contains the following coding sequences:
- a CDS encoding HD domain-containing protein, with product MLLGFEYVWITMDQLKDNLKQLEKKIRDEARRIYENGSRSHAWDHVERVCTLAVHIGEREGADLHVLKLAAILHDIGREAETKSNGGICHAACGAEMAAEVLRKHTRDEDLIRAVTHCIATHRFRGHNKPQTLEASVLFDADKLDSIGAVGIGRSFLFAGEIGARLHNSQADILQTEPYSIEDTAFREFSVKLKKVHSRMLTAEGERLARGRHRFMVNFFKRLHEETNGLK from the coding sequence GTGTTACTAGGTTTTGAGTATGTCTGGATAACTATGGATCAGTTGAAAGATAACCTTAAGCAATTAGAAAAAAAGATTAGAGATGAGGCCCGGCGTATCTATGAGAATGGCAGCCGGAGCCATGCCTGGGATCATGTGGAGCGTGTCTGTACCCTGGCCGTGCATATCGGGGAGAGAGAGGGCGCCGATCTCCATGTTCTGAAATTAGCGGCTATTCTGCACGACATTGGACGGGAGGCCGAGACGAAGAGCAATGGAGGCATTTGTCACGCCGCGTGCGGCGCAGAAATGGCCGCAGAGGTTTTACGGAAGCATACCCGTGATGAAGACCTTATAAGGGCGGTTACGCATTGTATCGCCACCCACCGCTTTCGAGGCCATAATAAGCCTCAAACCCTTGAGGCCAGTGTACTCTTTGATGCCGATAAACTTGACTCCATCGGGGCGGTAGGCATAGGCCGCTCCTTTCTTTTTGCCGGTGAGATCGGCGCCAGGCTTCACAACTCTCAAGCAGATATCTTGCAGACCGAGCCCTACAGTATAGAAGATACGGCCTTTCGGGAATTTAGTGTCAAGTTGAAAAAGGTTCACAGCCGCATGCTTACCGCAGAGGGTGAACGCCTGGCCCGCGGCCGTCACCGTTTTATGGTGAACTTCTTTAAAAGGTTGCACGAAGAGACAAACGGTCTGAAGTAG
- a CDS encoding nucleotidyl transferase AbiEii/AbiGii toxin family protein, translating into MKNSIYYRQAELLLRVLPYVNMEQVFALKGGTAINFFVRNLPRLSIDIDLAYTPYNKRDAALADITGALTRIAGRIARVFPRCTIVHKRLHNVDVLKGLVINVDATTVKIEPNLVIRGTVFAPESMELSPMAQELFQISLTVNALSFSERYAGKICAALDRQHPRDLFDVGILLREEGLTEKIRKAFIVYLISHPRPLIEILNPNPWI; encoded by the coding sequence GTGAAAAACTCAATCTACTATAGGCAGGCTGAGCTCTTGCTGAGGGTACTGCCTTACGTAAATATGGAACAAGTGTTCGCTTTAAAAGGCGGAACTGCAATTAATTTTTTTGTCAGAAATCTCCCCAGACTCTCCATTGACATTGATCTCGCGTATACTCCATATAATAAGAGAGATGCGGCATTGGCTGATATCACCGGCGCTCTCACAAGGATAGCAGGTCGAATAGCCCGGGTCTTTCCTCGATGCACAATAGTTCACAAGCGACTCCACAATGTTGATGTGCTCAAAGGACTTGTTATCAACGTGGATGCGACCACCGTTAAAATCGAGCCAAACCTGGTTATCCGCGGAACTGTATTTGCTCCCGAGAGCATGGAACTCTCCCCAATGGCTCAGGAGTTATTCCAAATCTCTCTAACCGTCAATGCGCTATCATTTTCAGAGCGTTATGCAGGAAAGATTTGTGCAGCTCTCGACAGACAGCATCCGCGAGACCTTTTCGATGTCGGCATATTATTGAGAGAGGAAGGTCTGACAGAAAAAATACGAAAGGCTTTTATCGTATATCTCATCAGCCATCCGCGGCCATTAATTGAAATTTTGAATCCCAATCCTTGGATATAA
- a CDS encoding ATP-binding protein produces MERTFVNRNTELRQLNDWYAEPSFSFIPIYGRRRVGKTRLVQEFIKDKPAVFYLSDALAEKVQLKSIGQIVGTAFDDSILRDNGFKDWEQLFTYLAKRVKTRMVLVFDEFPYLVNANKAISSVFQKGIDEHLNNTPIFLILLGSSIGMMEREVLLHKAPLYGRRTGSLEVKEMPFEALTGFFPEKAFDDLVYIYAVCGAIPAYLEKLNPSLDIFGNIETNILRKGTFLYQEVEFLVREELREPRNYFAILRALSEGKRKPGEIMAASGFEKSMVARYIDILRSLGIVEKEVPVTEKNPEKSRLGLYKIGDHFFSFWFRYVFPNRSHLEIENVRPVMEQIKKGFGSYLGFAFERVCREACQRLMKEGLIEFNSIGRWWDKNNEIDIVALDDNKETIYFGEVKWNPKPLGLPILENLKEKAPRVKWGTRDRVERFMIFSKSGFSEKLKEVAKKEDVMLIDVGTFFQ; encoded by the coding sequence ATGGAGCGAACGTTTGTTAACAGGAATACTGAACTAAGGCAGTTGAACGACTGGTACGCGGAGCCATCCTTTTCGTTTATTCCAATCTATGGTCGTCGAAGGGTTGGCAAGACGCGTTTGGTGCAGGAGTTTATCAAAGACAAGCCCGCTGTCTTTTATCTATCGGACGCTCTTGCCGAAAAGGTGCAGCTCAAAAGTATCGGTCAGATCGTGGGAACAGCCTTCGATGACAGTATCCTGCGGGATAATGGATTTAAAGACTGGGAGCAACTTTTCACGTATTTGGCAAAAAGAGTCAAGACTCGGATGGTACTGGTTTTTGACGAATTTCCGTATCTAGTGAACGCCAACAAGGCTATATCCAGTGTTTTTCAAAAGGGAATCGATGAACACCTTAACAATACACCTATTTTTCTGATTCTTCTTGGGTCCAGCATAGGCATGATGGAGAGAGAGGTTCTGCTTCATAAGGCCCCGCTTTACGGGCGGAGAACCGGATCGCTCGAGGTGAAGGAAATGCCGTTTGAGGCCCTGACCGGATTTTTTCCGGAGAAGGCGTTCGACGATCTCGTGTATATATACGCGGTATGCGGCGCAATACCCGCATACCTGGAGAAACTGAATCCTTCCCTCGATATTTTCGGGAACATAGAAACCAATATCCTGCGCAAAGGAACCTTCCTTTATCAGGAAGTGGAATTCCTTGTACGGGAGGAATTGAGAGAGCCGAGAAACTATTTCGCCATACTAAGGGCCTTGTCTGAAGGGAAAAGAAAACCAGGGGAAATAATGGCAGCGTCCGGCTTTGAGAAGAGCATGGTGGCCCGGTATATCGATATCCTGCGCAGCCTCGGTATCGTCGAAAAAGAAGTACCGGTTACGGAGAAAAACCCTGAGAAAAGCAGGCTTGGTCTTTACAAGATAGGGGATCATTTCTTTTCTTTCTGGTTCCGGTATGTCTTTCCCAACCGTAGCCACCTTGAGATAGAGAACGTAAGGCCGGTTATGGAACAGATCAAGAAAGGATTTGGTTCATACCTTGGTTTCGCTTTCGAACGAGTCTGTCGCGAGGCGTGCCAGCGGCTCATGAAAGAAGGTCTCATCGAGTTCAACTCCATTGGCAGGTGGTGGGATAAGAACAACGAGATAGATATCGTAGCACTGGACGATAATAAAGAAACCATATACTTTGGCGAAGTGAAGTGGAATCCGAAGCCGCTGGGGCTCCCGATCCTCGAGAACCTGAAAGAGAAAGCCCCCAGGGTAAAGTGGGGTACACGCGATCGTGTCGAGCGTTTTATGATATTCTCAAAAAGCGGATTTTCTGAAAAGCTTAAAGAGGTGGCAAAGAAAGAAGATGTTATGCTTATCGACGTGGGGACATTTTTCCAGTAG
- the proC gene encoding pyrroline-5-carboxylate reductase: protein MGLKGKIGFIGGGKMGEALLKGLLKAKVLRAEQVCVFDTSAGCLEHLKETYGINVCRSNKELVSRSDVIILAVKPQVMAAVLDEIRPGMTAKHLLISIAAGIPLLYLEGRLPEKSRIIRVMPNTPALIGEGATALARGNQASAKDLQIAEHIFSAVGKTVAVEEKYLDAVTGLSGSGPAYVFAIMEAFIDAGVRMGLSREVARVLTLQTVLGSVKLAMETGDHLGCLKDMVTSPGGTTIAGLHVMARAGLNGILMDTVEAATRRSQELREEVLKS from the coding sequence ATGGGACTAAAAGGTAAGATAGGGTTTATTGGTGGCGGAAAGATGGGAGAGGCCCTTCTTAAGGGTCTGCTTAAGGCCAAAGTGCTAAGGGCTGAGCAGGTCTGTGTGTTCGACACCAGCGCCGGTTGTCTGGAACATCTTAAAGAGACTTACGGCATCAATGTCTGCCGGAGTAACAAAGAACTGGTCAGCCGGAGTGACGTAATTATACTGGCGGTCAAACCACAGGTGATGGCCGCAGTCCTGGATGAAATAAGGCCCGGGATGACAGCGAAACACCTGCTTATTTCCATTGCGGCGGGCATCCCGCTCCTATATCTGGAAGGCAGGCTGCCGGAAAAGAGCCGTATCATCCGGGTCATGCCGAATACCCCGGCCCTTATCGGCGAGGGAGCGACGGCCCTGGCCAGAGGCAATCAGGCCAGCGCCAAGGATTTGCAAATAGCTGAGCACATTTTCTCTGCTGTGGGCAAGACCGTAGCCGTTGAAGAAAAGTATCTTGATGCCGTAACCGGGCTCTCCGGCAGCGGCCCGGCCTACGTATTTGCCATTATGGAGGCCTTCATTGATGCCGGAGTCAGGATGGGGCTTTCCCGTGAGGTGGCCAGGGTACTTACTTTGCAGACTGTACTCGGTTCGGTGAAATTGGCTATGGAGACGGGTGATCACCTGGGCTGCCTTAAGGATATGGTCACCTCGCCCGGCGGCACAACCATCGCCGGTCTGCATGTCATGGCCAGGGCGGGTCTCAACGGCATTCTGATGGATACGGTTGAGGCGGCCACCAGAAGATCGCAGGAGTTAAGGGAAGAGGTTTTAAAAAGTTAG
- a CDS encoding type IV toxin-antitoxin system AbiEi family antitoxin domain-containing protein — MSKQNRSKLNQLIAEWPRGAIYVAPFLAAKGFSPELLGKYKHSKWIKPIGRGAYALYGDTVEWVGALYALQRQLGLEVHAGGKTALELKGYAHFLSPEQKTPVFLYGYNVQRLPAWMREYNWARPMVYIRTKLFPNGYREGLTEYNSKDFSVKISSPERAAMEMLYHVPNRVTYEESLLVMENLVSLRSNVVQRLLENCNSVKVKRLFMYMAKKHNHPWFTKVDTSNVDFGKGKRSIVKNGRLDTEYLITVPKGDEPMETTIP; from the coding sequence ATGAGTAAACAAAATAGATCAAAATTAAACCAACTAATAGCTGAGTGGCCTAGAGGTGCCATTTATGTTGCACCATTCCTTGCTGCCAAAGGCTTCAGCCCTGAGCTCTTGGGAAAATACAAGCATAGTAAGTGGATAAAACCTATCGGAAGAGGCGCCTATGCTCTGTATGGTGATACTGTAGAGTGGGTGGGAGCTCTTTACGCCCTTCAACGACAACTGGGGCTTGAGGTTCATGCCGGAGGAAAAACCGCTCTTGAGCTGAAGGGGTATGCCCACTTCCTTTCCCCTGAGCAAAAAACCCCGGTCTTCCTCTACGGGTATAACGTTCAGAGGCTTCCTGCCTGGATGAGAGAATACAATTGGGCGAGACCTATGGTATATATTCGAACGAAACTCTTCCCAAACGGCTATAGAGAAGGGCTAACGGAATATAATAGCAAAGACTTCTCCGTTAAAATATCTTCGCCCGAAAGAGCAGCAATGGAAATGTTGTATCACGTTCCAAATCGGGTCACGTACGAGGAATCATTGTTGGTAATGGAGAATCTTGTGAGTTTGCGATCCAATGTTGTTCAGAGATTACTCGAAAACTGCAATTCTGTGAAGGTCAAAAGACTATTTATGTACATGGCAAAAAAGCACAATCATCCATGGTTCACTAAGGTAGACACTTCGAATGTAGATTTTGGAAAGGGGAAAAGGAGCATAGTAAAAAATGGAAGGCTAGATACCGAGTATCTCATAACGGTCCCGAAAGGTGATGAACCGATGGAAACGACAATACCGTGA
- a CDS encoding KpsF/GutQ family sugar-phosphate isomerase produces MTLARAKEVLRIEAEGILKLIDKLDNEFVRAVELIYEIKGRVIVTGIGKSGIVGRKIAATLSSTGTAALFLHPVEAMHGDLGMVGKHDIVIAISNSGETRELTALIPQIKRLGAKVVALTGNLKSTLSAQSDIAIDVGVKREACPLGLAPTASTTAILAMGDALAVTLLHKRNFNERDFYRYHPGGSLGDRLKVLVGEVMLKGKKIPVVPVGAHLPEAIKELNTKNIGAVLITRERQKLAGIITDGDLRRVILRYDRLDSMKVEEIMTADPKTIGADMLAADALSIMQQHEITVLPIVDTRKNIKGILHLHDLLGKGEFKFLV; encoded by the coding sequence ATGACACTCGCGCGGGCCAAAGAAGTCCTTCGGATCGAGGCCGAAGGCATTCTAAAACTCATAGATAAGCTCGATAACGAGTTTGTAAGGGCCGTGGAGCTGATCTACGAGATAAAAGGCAGGGTCATTGTCACCGGTATCGGCAAGTCCGGTATCGTGGGCCGGAAAATTGCCGCCACCTTGAGTAGTACAGGCACAGCCGCCCTTTTCCTGCATCCGGTAGAGGCCATGCACGGTGATCTGGGCATGGTAGGCAAACACGATATTGTAATTGCCATCTCCAACAGCGGAGAAACAAGGGAATTAACCGCCCTCATCCCGCAGATCAAGCGCCTGGGAGCCAAGGTCGTGGCCTTAACCGGAAATCTTAAATCCACACTGTCCGCACAAAGTGACATAGCCATAGACGTCGGTGTAAAACGTGAGGCCTGCCCCCTGGGACTGGCCCCTACCGCCAGCACTACGGCTATACTGGCTATGGGTGATGCCCTGGCCGTAACCCTCCTCCATAAACGCAACTTCAACGAGCGGGATTTTTATCGCTACCATCCCGGCGGCAGCCTGGGTGACAGACTGAAAGTCCTGGTCGGTGAAGTCATGTTAAAAGGTAAGAAGATCCCGGTGGTGCCCGTAGGCGCCCACCTTCCCGAGGCCATAAAAGAGTTGAATACGAAAAATATAGGGGCGGTGCTTATAACCAGAGAAAGACAAAAGCTTGCCGGTATCATTACCGACGGTGATCTCAGACGCGTCATCTTACGGTACGACCGTCTTGACAGCATGAAGGTTGAAGAAATTATGACCGCTGACCCTAAAACCATCGGCGCTGATATGCTGGCCGCCGATGCATTAAGCATAATGCAACAACACGAAATCACGGTGTTGCCCATAGTTGACACCCGAAAAAATATAAAGGGAATACTCCATCTCCATGATCTGCTGGGGAAAGGCGAGTTTAAATTTCTCGTGTAA
- a CDS encoding ATP-dependent 6-phosphofructokinase, with translation MKESDYTKEKIETAIQTLGTAKIGSPIPDIDIGREYINFASDSDRILFYQRERYFRHCLEKKIDPVTLELAGPRKKIYFDPKKLRCAIVTAGGLCPGINDVIRSIVLALYHTYGVRHIYGIRYGLQGFIPRYGHEMLELTPSVVANIHEMGGTFLASSRGHQDIEEIVDALERLNIGLLFLIGGDGTLHAAASITDEVARRGEKISIIGIPKTIDNDIFLVSKSFGFDTAVEMAAQAIRSAHTEAIGAPNGVGLVKLMGRHSGFIAANAALALKEVNLVLIPEIDFDIEGEHGLLNVLQKRLIDRKHAVIVAAEGAGQKYVMDKEVKRDPSGNIKLGDIGKYLRDQVKDYFNRIKMPVNIRYIDPSYIIRSVPANVNDRIFCGFLGQMAVHAGMAGKTGMLVSLWNNRYVHIPLKSAIARRKQIDPNGGLWLSVLESTGQPSLKNPGQMSAEICLQGKKRTLKATKRPASKRSKG, from the coding sequence ATGAAAGAGAGCGATTACACCAAAGAAAAAATTGAGACCGCCATACAGACACTCGGGACGGCTAAGATAGGTTCCCCCATCCCGGATATTGACATCGGGAGAGAATATATCAACTTTGCTTCCGATAGCGATCGCATACTCTTTTACCAGAGAGAAAGATACTTTCGCCACTGCCTGGAAAAGAAAATAGATCCGGTCACGCTGGAGCTGGCCGGGCCGCGAAAGAAAATATACTTCGACCCGAAAAAACTGAGATGCGCCATAGTAACTGCGGGGGGGCTGTGTCCGGGTATCAATGACGTAATTCGTTCTATAGTCCTCGCTCTCTACCATACGTACGGCGTACGCCATATCTATGGCATACGCTATGGACTGCAGGGGTTTATTCCCCGATACGGCCATGAGATGCTGGAGTTAACCCCGTCCGTAGTGGCCAATATCCATGAGATGGGAGGGACGTTTCTGGCCTCTTCCCGCGGCCATCAGGACATAGAAGAAATTGTCGACGCCCTGGAAAGACTGAACATCGGCCTGCTCTTCCTCATCGGCGGCGACGGGACCCTTCATGCCGCTGCCTCCATAACGGATGAGGTGGCGCGGCGCGGGGAAAAGATATCCATTATCGGCATACCAAAGACTATCGACAATGATATCTTCCTCGTGTCCAAATCGTTCGGATTTGATACGGCGGTGGAAATGGCCGCCCAGGCCATCCGGTCGGCGCATACCGAGGCCATAGGTGCGCCGAACGGAGTTGGCCTGGTCAAGCTCATGGGCCGGCACTCCGGATTTATTGCGGCCAATGCCGCCCTGGCCCTGAAAGAGGTTAATTTGGTGCTCATCCCTGAGATCGATTTTGATATTGAAGGTGAACACGGCCTCTTGAATGTCTTACAAAAACGGCTCATCGATCGCAAGCACGCGGTTATTGTAGCAGCCGAAGGGGCCGGGCAAAAATATGTGATGGATAAAGAGGTTAAACGCGATCCTTCCGGTAACATCAAATTAGGTGATATAGGCAAGTACTTACGCGACCAGGTCAAAGACTACTTTAATCGGATTAAAATGCCGGTCAACATACGATATATTGATCCCAGTTATATCATCCGCAGCGTTCCGGCGAATGTGAATGACCGTATATTCTGCGGCTTCCTGGGTCAAATGGCCGTCCATGCCGGTATGGCGGGAAAAACAGGCATGCTGGTCAGCCTGTGGAACAACCGCTATGTCCATATCCCCCTGAAGAGCGCCATAGCCCGCCGGAAACAAATTGATCCTAATGGCGGGCTCTGGCTTAGCGTTCTTGAGTCCACCGGTCAGCCGTCTCTTAAGAATCCAGGGCAAATGTCTGCAGAAATATGCCTTCAGGGAAAAAAGCGGACATTAAAAGCCACAAAGCGTCCTGCCTCGAAGCGCAGTAAAGGTTGA
- a CDS encoding rubrerythrin family protein, which yields MKKTIENLVKAFIGESQARNRYSFYSKIAKKEGFEQIAEIFLITAENEKEHASWLFKLINELKKKSGERLDEIRVEAAAPTVLGTTAENLKAAIAGEHYEYTSMYPEFADMAEKEGLPEIALRLRAIARAEEHHEERYKKLLKEVEAGTVFKKEKEVSWVCRECGYVHFGTEPPEKCPSCDHERSYYQIKCEEY from the coding sequence ATGAAGAAGACTATCGAGAATCTGGTGAAGGCATTTATCGGCGAGAGCCAGGCCAGGAACAGGTATTCCTTCTACTCCAAGATTGCGAAGAAAGAAGGATTTGAGCAAATCGCCGAGATTTTTCTCATTACCGCGGAGAATGAAAAAGAACACGCCAGTTGGCTGTTCAAGCTGATCAATGAATTGAAAAAGAAGAGCGGTGAGCGGCTGGATGAGATCAGGGTGGAGGCTGCCGCCCCAACCGTACTGGGCACAACGGCTGAAAACCTGAAGGCCGCCATCGCGGGCGAGCATTATGAATATACCAGCATGTATCCTGAATTTGCGGATATGGCGGAAAAGGAAGGGCTTCCGGAGATCGCGTTGCGGTTAAGGGCTATTGCCAGGGCCGAAGAGCATCACGAGGAAAGATATAAAAAATTACTTAAAGAGGTTGAGGCCGGCACTGTCTTCAAGAAAGAAAAAGAGGTATCGTGGGTCTGCCGGGAGTGCGGTTATGTGCACTTCGGGACCGAGCCGCCGGAAAAATGTCCTTCCTGCGATCACGAGAGAAGCTACTATCAGATCAAGTGTGAGGAGTATTAG
- a CDS encoding type II toxin-antitoxin system HicB family antitoxin — protein MESRYYTVIIEEEEGAGYHVFCPVLKGCHSQGDTIEEALANIHEAIEAYIESLKAHSEPIPTENILIKPLQVAV, from the coding sequence GTGGAAAGCCGGTATTACACAGTAATTATCGAAGAGGAAGAAGGGGCCGGCTATCATGTATTTTGCCCCGTACTCAAAGGATGCCACAGCCAGGGAGACACAATCGAAGAAGCCCTTGCCAACATCCATGAAGCTATCGAGGCTTATATAGAAAGTCTGAAAGCCCATAGTGAACCAATTCCTACCGAAAATATCCTTATCAAGCCACTTCAAGTTGCGGTATGA